A region of Solea solea chromosome 7, fSolSol10.1, whole genome shotgun sequence DNA encodes the following proteins:
- the LOC131462823 gene encoding extracellular calcium-sensing receptor-like: MVVVVVLLGGGGPVFSSTGQGAGAPATRHLTRVPVRLVLQGQFHLNGMHQTGDVILGGIFENNFFSANPDLSFTSEPYQSTCYGFDVVGFRLAQSMAFAINEINRKSNLLPNVTLGYSLYDNCNQLGIGFRAALTLVSGQEEQVTLEENCVGTPPVLGIVGDSSSTRSIAISTVLGLYRVPTVSYFSTCSCLSDRQKFPSFFRTIPSDAFQVNAMIQILKHFGWTWAGLLFSDNDYGVHAARSFHSDLGPAGGGCLAYTEILPWGDDSAELRRIVDVMRKSTARVVIVFAHESHMINLMEEVVRQNVTGLQWIASEGWSAAAVLQTSHLMPYLGGTLGISIRRGEIPGLRDFLLLTRPDLHHNNSDGNSMVNQFWEHTFQCRFAPPPAGWVEAGGELCTGQEVIENVETEFLDVSNLRPEYNVYKAVYALAYALDDMLQCEAGRGPFSDNTCAHFQRMEPWQLVHYLEEVNFTTTFGDQVSFDENGDTLPIYDIMNWVWLPDGRTKVQRVGAVKRSAFKGDELKLDDDKIFWNFESKQPPQSVCSESCPPGARMARKKGEPECCFDCVPCSDGKISNTTDSMECTSCPEDFWSSPQRDHCVPKKTEFLSYHEPLGIFLTTTSLLGTCICVVVLGIFIHHHSTPIVRANNSELSFLLLVSLKLCFLCSLLFIGRPRLWTCQLRHAAFGISFVLCVSCILVKTMVVLAVFRASKPGGESSLKWFGAVQQRGTILFLTSVQAAICTAWLVSASPVPHKNTQYHSDKIVYECAVGSTVGFAVLLGYIGLLAVLSCLLAFLARNLPDSFNEAKLINFSMLIFCAVWVAFVPAYISSPGKYADAVEVFAILASSFGLLMALFGPKCYIILMRPEKNTKKAIMGRGTTK, translated from the exons atggtggtggtggtggttctcctgggtggtggtggtcctGTGTTCT CGAGCACCGGCCAGGGTGCCGGTGCCCCCGCCACCCGCCACCTGACCAGGGTGCCGGTGCGACTGGTG TTACAGGGGCAGTTTCATCTAAATGGGATGCACCAGACAGGAGATGTGATTCTAGGAGGGATTTTTGAAAATAACTTCTTCTCTGCCAATCCTGATCTGTCCTTTACCTCAGAGCCATATCAGTCTAcctgctatgg ttttgaTGTTGTAGGATTCAGACTGGCTCAgtccatggcctttgctattaATGAAATCAACAGAAAGTCCAACCTGCTCCcaaatgtgactctgggatacagtctgtatgataactgcaaccaactaggaattggatttcgtgcagcactgaccttagtcagtggtcaagaagagcaagttacattagaggagaactgtgtaggaactcctccagtcctcgggattgtgggtgattctTCTTCTACACGTTCTATTGCCATATCCACagtcttaggtttgtacagagtgcctACA gtgagttatttttccacatgttcctgcctgagtgacagaCAAAAGTTCCCATCATTCTTTAGGACGATtccaagtgatgcttttcag gtgaatgctatgattcagattctaaaacactttggttggacttgggcaggtctgctcttcagtgataatgattatggagtccacgctgcccgatcctttcactctgatctgggtccagctggtggaggttgtctggcttacactgAGATTTTGCCCTGGGGTGATGACTCTGctgaactaaggagaatagtggatgtgatgaggaaatctacagctcgagtggtgattgtgtttgcacatgagaGTCACATGATTAACCTCATGGAAGAG gtggtgaggcagaatgtgacaggcctgcagtggattgccagtGAAGGCTGGTCAGCAGCTGCTGTCCTCCAGACTTCCCACCTCATGCCttacctgggtggaacactgggcatctccatccgtcgaggagaaataccaggactcagaGACTTCCTGTTACTAACACGTCCTgatctacatcacaacaacagtgaTGGAAACAGCATG gtgaatcagttttgggaacacacatttcagtgtagatttgcaccacctccagcaggttgggtggaagctgggggagaattatgcactggacaggaagttatagagaatgtggagactgagttcttggatgtttcaaacctcagaccagagtataacgtgtataaggctgtgtacgctctggcgtacgctcttgatgacatgctgcagtgtgaggcAGGGAGAGGACCGTTCAGcgacaacacctgtgctcattttcAAAGaatggagccatggcag CTTGTGCATTACTTGGAAGAAGTCAACTTCACAACAACCTTTGGTGATCAAGTATCATTTGATGAGAACGGTGATACCttaccaatatatgacatcatgaactgggtgtggctccctgatggtagaactaaagttcagagagtgggtgcagttaagaggtcagccttcaaaggtgatGAACTCAAGCTGGATGacgacaaaatcttctggaactttgaatccaaacag CCTCCtcagtcagtgtgcagtgagagttgtcctccaggtgcccgcatggccagaaagaagggggaacctgagtgttgttttgactgtgtcccttgttctgacggaaagatcagcaatacaactg actccatggagtgcaccagctgtccagaagatttctggtccagcccccagcgtgaccactgtgttcctaagaaaacagagttcctctcctaccatgagcctctgggtattttcttgacaaccacctcactgttgggcacatgtatctgtgttgttgttctgggcatcttcatccatcatcacagcacacctatagttcgtgccaacaattcagaactcagttttcttctcttggtgtcgctcaaattgtgtttcttgtgttcgttgctcttcattggacgacccagattatggacttgtcaactaagacatgcagcatttggtatcagctttgtgctttgtgtctcatgtatcctggtgaaaaccatggtggttctggctgtgttcagggcctccaaaccaggaggtgagtccagtctcaagtggtttggtgctgtgcagcaacGAGGGACAATTCTgtttctgacttctgttcaagcagcgatctgcactgcctggcttgtctctgcttcaccagtgcctcataaaaacacccagtatcacagtgacaagatagtttatgagtgtgcagttgggtccacagttggttttgcagttttacttggttatattggtttactggctgtcctcagttgtttgttagcttttctagcaaggaatcttccagacagtttcaatgaggccaaactcatcaatttcagcatgttgatcttctgtgcagtgtgggtggcctttgtccctgcttacatcagctcaccaggcaaatatgcagatgcagtggaggtatttgccatcctggcctccagttttggcctcttgatggcgctgtttggacccaaatgttacataatcctCATGAGACCTgagaaaaatacaaagaaagccatcatgggtcgaGGCACCACAAAATAA